In one window of Patescibacteria group bacterium DNA:
- the raiA gene encoding ribosome-associated translation inhibitor RaiA yields the protein MNIQLSGKNIELTEALKQYVDTKIGGLAKFNESITEIRVTLEDVREQHKEEFKATAQFHVGHEVLFTEEVAATMYAAIDIVKDEMERQLRDLKNKLETKHRRANAESRDRKSAV from the coding sequence ATGAATATCCAACTATCCGGCAAAAACATTGAGCTGACCGAGGCTCTCAAGCAATATGTCGATACCAAAATCGGTGGTTTAGCGAAATTTAATGAGTCTATCACTGAAATTCGCGTCACCCTTGAGGATGTGCGCGAGCAACATAAGGAAGAGTTTAAAGCCACGGCTCAATTTCATGTTGGGCATGAGGTGCTTTTTACTGAGGAAGTCGCGGCTACGATGTATGCGGCGATTGATATTGTGAAGGATGAAATGGAACGACAATTACGTGACTTAAAAAATAAATTAGAAACAAAACATCGTCGAGCTAATGCTGAAAGTCGCGACCGCAAGTCGGCGGTGTAA